In one Alphaproteobacteria bacterium genomic region, the following are encoded:
- a CDS encoding mechanosensitive ion channel, translating to MPEGLIWIESVRDLVIETLTRRTFYYQVATIAVTIFVAWILSRAIRQRLPAPVETDPGDAPAARRIVDRVGAAAYYTRELLFPAMSAALLGVAVVLSGEFFDRTWLVQLVQGMNFLSLLYVIATKVTRDGAVKYFTLIILVPITILYAIGLLDDAIAVAEGINFDLGSISVTAYGIIRTVIFGAILFWLGRLSNATGQSFIRRRVTHDDTTRELALKSFQILLFMVVALLFLQIAGIDLTALVVVGGAIGVGLGFGLQQIASNFISGIIILLDRSIAIGDFIELEDGRSGVLRELSMRSATLQTFDNKDIMVPNERFITTAFVNWTHYNKKQRYPLYFSVAYGTDLEKLFEIVRDVVASHPQVLSGPNLPIEERPDAEISSFGDNGIEILVEFWMEGVDDGKNRVGADLLFMIWKALQEHQIEIPFPQREVRIVRPDRKPPAR from the coding sequence GTGCCCGAAGGCCTGATTTGGATTGAATCCGTCCGCGACCTCGTCATTGAGACGCTTACGAGACGGACGTTTTACTACCAGGTCGCCACGATCGCGGTGACGATTTTCGTCGCCTGGATCCTGTCCCGGGCCATCCGGCAGCGCCTCCCCGCCCCGGTCGAGACAGACCCGGGTGACGCGCCCGCCGCGCGTCGAATCGTCGACCGCGTCGGCGCGGCGGCGTACTACACGCGCGAGCTTCTGTTCCCGGCCATGAGCGCGGCCCTCTTGGGTGTCGCCGTCGTCCTCAGTGGGGAGTTCTTCGATCGGACATGGCTGGTCCAGCTTGTCCAGGGCATGAACTTCCTGTCACTCCTCTATGTCATCGCAACAAAGGTCACGCGCGACGGCGCAGTGAAATACTTCACGCTGATCATCCTGGTCCCGATCACGATCCTCTATGCGATCGGCCTTCTCGATGACGCCATTGCCGTCGCGGAGGGAATCAATTTCGACCTTGGCAGCATTTCCGTCACCGCATACGGGATCATCCGGACCGTAATTTTCGGCGCGATCCTGTTTTGGCTCGGCCGCCTTTCAAACGCCACGGGACAGAGTTTCATTCGGCGGCGCGTGACCCATGACGACACCACCCGCGAGCTTGCCCTCAAGAGCTTCCAGATCCTGCTGTTCATGGTCGTCGCGCTGCTGTTCCTGCAGATCGCCGGCATCGACCTCACCGCGCTTGTCGTTGTCGGGGGCGCAATCGGTGTCGGTCTGGGGTTCGGCTTGCAGCAGATCGCCTCAAACTTCATTTCCGGCATCATCATCCTTCTGGACCGGTCGATTGCGATCGGCGATTTCATCGAACTGGAAGACGGCCGGTCCGGCGTCCTGCGTGAACTGAGCATGCGCTCCGCGACCCTCCAGACCTTCGACAACAAGGACATTATGGTCCCGAACGAGCGCTTTATCACCACGGCCTTCGTTAACTGGACCCACTACAACAAGAAGCAGCGCTATCCACTCTATTTCTCAGTCGCTTACGGAACCGATCTGGAGAAACTGTTCGAGATTGTGAGAGACGTCGTGGCGTCCCACCCGCAGGTCCTGTCGGGACCGAACCTGCCGATCGAAGAACGACCGGACGCCGAAATCTCGAGCTTCGGCGATAACGGTATCGAAATTCTCGTCGAATTCTGGATGGAGGGTGTCGACGACGGCAAGAACCGCGTCGGCGCCGATCTGCTGTTCATGATCTGGAAGGCGCTGCAGGAACATCAGATCGAAATCCCCTTCCCGCAGCGCGAAGTCCGCATCGTGAGGCCCGACAGGAAGCCTCCCGCCCGCTGA
- a CDS encoding GFA family protein — protein sequence MSRGATRFELCNQSRPVHSRTELQPKRSGGCDHHCESVSNDYEHVVMTPTTAGSCLCGTVKFQISGDFESFFLCHCKRCRKDTGSAHAANLFSSTATVDWLSGLDFVQTYRVPETRHEKSFCLRCGSALPSVQMEGALVVVPAGSIDGAIGIRPSAHICFASRAEWDSDSEEVPKVDGLPG from the coding sequence ATGTCTAGAGGAGCGACGAGATTTGAGTTGTGCAACCAATCGCGTCCCGTTCATTCTCGAACCGAGCTTCAGCCAAAACGATCCGGCGGGTGCGACCACCACTGCGAGTCCGTATCAAACGACTACGAGCATGTTGTTATGACCCCTACCACAGCCGGATCCTGTCTGTGCGGAACTGTAAAATTTCAGATCTCCGGTGATTTTGAGAGCTTCTTTCTCTGTCACTGCAAGCGTTGTCGAAAGGACACGGGGTCCGCGCATGCGGCCAATCTGTTCTCATCGACAGCCACGGTAGACTGGCTTTCCGGGCTCGATTTCGTCCAGACCTATCGGGTTCCGGAGACAAGGCACGAGAAGAGTTTCTGCCTCAGATGCGGATCGGCTCTTCCGAGTGTTCAGATGGAGGGTGCCTTGGTGGTCGTCCCTGCCGGAAGTATCGATGGCGCGATCGGTATTCGACCTAGTGCCCATATCTGCTTCGCAAGCCGCGCTGAATGGGACTCGGATTCGGAAGAGGTTCCGAAAGTGGATGGCCTTCCAGGCTAA
- a CDS encoding arginine/lysine/ornithine decarboxylase, which yields MKFRFPIVIIDEDFRSENSSGSGIRAIAQAIEDEGFEVLGATSYGDLSKFAQQQSRASAFVLSIDDEEFTPGPEIDPAIENLRSFIEEVRWKNTEVPIYVYGETKTSRHIPNDILRELHGFIHMFEDTPEFVARHIIREAKGYIEGIQPPFFKALLDYAEDGSYSWHCPGHSGGVAFLKSPIGQMYHQFYGENMLRADVCNAVEELGQLLDHNGAIGDSERNAARIFNADHCFFVTNGTSTSNKMVWHHTVAPGDVVVVDRNCHKSILHSIIMTGAVPVFLKPTRNHHGIIGPIPKAEFEPASIKAKIRANPLLEGVDPDTVRPRILTLTQSTYDGVLYNTEVIKGLLDGYVDNLHFDEAWLPHAAFHPFYQTYHSMGRKRPRMKHSMTYATQSVHKLLAGISQASHVLVQDSQGVGLDRHRFNEAYLMHISTSPQYSIIASCDVAAAMMEPPGGTALVEESIYEALDFRRAMRKVDEEFGADDWWFQVWGPEGLAEEGLGVTDDWVLNRTDSGSARATAEQDSWHGFGEIAPNFNLLDPIKATIITPGLKLDGHFEDWGIPASMVSKYLAEHGVVVEKTGLYSFFIMFTIGITKGRWNTLLTALQQFKDDHARNQPMWRCMPEFCAKHPRYQRMGLRDLCDHVHQLYAKHDVAVLSTEMYLSDLTPAMNPGAAFSQIARGETERVPIDELEGRITTNLITPYPPGIPLLIPGEKFNRRIVEYLQFNRAFSQECPGFEVDIHGLVQERRPDGTVAYFADCVAG from the coding sequence ATGAAGTTTCGTTTTCCGATTGTGATCATCGACGAGGACTTTCGGTCCGAGAATTCGTCGGGTTCCGGCATCAGGGCGATTGCGCAGGCGATTGAAGACGAGGGGTTCGAGGTCCTGGGGGCCACGAGTTACGGCGACCTGTCGAAATTCGCGCAACAGCAGTCGAGGGCCAGCGCCTTTGTCCTGTCCATCGATGATGAGGAATTTACACCGGGCCCCGAAATCGACCCCGCCATCGAAAATCTGAGAAGCTTCATCGAAGAGGTCCGGTGGAAGAACACCGAAGTCCCGATCTACGTCTATGGTGAAACCAAGACCAGCCGTCATATTCCGAACGACATTCTGCGCGAATTGCACGGCTTCATTCACATGTTCGAGGATACGCCGGAATTCGTTGCACGGCATATCATTCGCGAGGCGAAGGGTTATATCGAGGGGATTCAGCCGCCCTTCTTCAAGGCGCTGCTGGATTATGCCGAAGACGGATCCTATTCGTGGCACTGCCCCGGGCATTCCGGCGGGGTCGCCTTTCTGAAAAGTCCGATCGGGCAGATGTACCACCAGTTCTATGGCGAAAACATGCTTCGCGCCGATGTCTGCAATGCGGTCGAGGAACTGGGTCAGCTTCTGGATCACAATGGTGCGATCGGCGATTCCGAAAGGAACGCGGCGCGGATATTCAACGCGGATCACTGCTTCTTCGTCACCAACGGCACGTCGACCTCCAACAAGATGGTCTGGCACCATACGGTGGCGCCCGGCGATGTCGTGGTCGTGGACCGGAACTGCCATAAGTCGATCCTGCACTCGATCATCATGACGGGCGCGGTACCGGTGTTTCTGAAGCCGACACGCAATCATCACGGCATCATCGGCCCGATCCCCAAGGCCGAGTTCGAACCGGCATCGATCAAGGCAAAGATCCGTGCCAACCCGCTTCTGGAAGGGGTGGACCCGGACACTGTCAGGCCGCGGATTCTCACGCTGACCCAATCGACTTATGACGGTGTGTTGTACAATACCGAGGTCATCAAGGGACTTCTCGACGGTTATGTCGACAATCTGCATTTCGACGAGGCCTGGCTGCCGCATGCGGCATTTCACCCGTTCTATCAGACCTATCATTCCATGGGCCGCAAGCGGCCGCGGATGAAGCATTCGATGACCTATGCGACGCAATCGGTCCACAAGCTCCTGGCCGGAATCAGTCAGGCCAGTCACGTGCTGGTGCAGGATTCCCAAGGGGTTGGGCTGGACCGGCATCGCTTCAATGAAGCGTACCTGATGCATATCAGCACCAGCCCGCAATACAGCATCATCGCCAGTTGCGACGTGGCCGCCGCCATGATGGAGCCACCCGGCGGTACGGCGCTGGTCGAGGAAAGCATCTATGAAGCCCTGGATTTCCGCCGTGCGATGCGGAAGGTCGACGAGGAGTTCGGCGCGGACGACTGGTGGTTCCAGGTCTGGGGGCCTGAGGGATTGGCCGAGGAAGGTCTCGGTGTCACGGACGATTGGGTGCTGAACCGGACGGATTCAGGCAGTGCCCGGGCCACCGCCGAGCAGGATTCCTGGCATGGATTCGGCGAAATTGCGCCGAATTTCAATCTTCTGGACCCGATCAAGGCCACGATCATAACGCCAGGTTTGAAACTGGACGGCCATTTCGAGGACTGGGGGATACCGGCCTCGATGGTCAGCAAGTATCTGGCGGAACATGGCGTGGTGGTCGAAAAGACGGGTCTCTACAGCTTCTTCATCATGTTCACGATCGGGATCACCAAGGGGCGGTGGAACACGCTGCTGACGGCGCTGCAGCAGTTCAAGGACGATCATGCGCGCAATCAGCCCATGTGGCGCTGCATGCCGGAGTTCTGCGCCAAGCATCCGCGTTACCAGCGCATGGGGTTGCGCGATCTGTGTGATCATGTCCATCAGCTTTACGCAAAGCATGACGTCGCGGTGCTTTCTACCGAGATGTATCTCAGCGACCTGACACCGGCGATGAACCCGGGCGCCGCATTTTCCCAGATCGCGCGGGGGGAGACCGAGCGCGTGCCGATTGACGAACTCGAAGGGCGGATCACGACAAATCTCATCACCCCGTACCCGCCCGGCATTCCTCTTCTGATTCCCGGCGAGAAGTTCAATCGAAGGATCGTGGAATACCTTCAGTTCAATCGCGCGTTTTCCCAGGAATGCCCCGGGTTTGAGGTGGATATTCATGGGCTCGTTCAGGAGAGGCGCCCTGACGGCACGGTGGCGTATTTCGCGGATTGCGTGGCCGGCTGA
- a CDS encoding BamA/TamA family outer membrane protein, whose amino-acid sequence MLVQAALWVSPVFSKDDAPIPYTLRFDAEDAVLAEFEAPLREVSLSVSLSDNPPRTRPALNRRLEQDVERFVRLLRSRGYYQADVSYRLERAGADGSDVVAVFRIEPGTLFLIEEVLIAADGEAPDDASDSLLTELGLDLGAPATAQSVLVGQTSLERHYRRNGHPIAKVTDRTTTIVPERHTMRVTYRVQRGPKAIFGAALFNGLEQVETAYVEQQITWQPGQDYDVSLVEDFQRKLVQTGLFESAVVAPVTDGFSETSSDDSPVSTDIRVTVQERPHRSLGFGASYSTSIGPTARAFWEHRNLFGQAERFRSALILSPIERGVDVTFRKPYFLQDDQAFLTQGDFKEVTSDAFDERRAEAFVGVERRLSETWSATIGPTLDLISQESDTVSESEVVLLGVRGNLKRDSTDNLLNPTRGGRLDLALSPYQDVMSSADPFVSAAVVGSRYLQIDGDGDFVLAGRAKIGAILGTELADVPASKRFYAGGGGSVRGYGFQRLGPLDGSLDPIGGRSILEFGAELRFKVTEEFGIVPFVEAGNVYLEDVPPLAEFDLRWGAGIGVRYFTEFGPIRFDVAVPIDQRENIDDPFQLYVSLGQAF is encoded by the coding sequence GTGTTGGTACAGGCCGCGCTCTGGGTTTCACCGGTCTTCTCCAAGGACGACGCGCCAATTCCCTACACCCTTCGTTTCGATGCCGAAGATGCTGTCCTGGCCGAATTCGAGGCCCCTCTGAGAGAAGTCAGTCTATCGGTCAGTCTGTCGGACAACCCGCCGCGCACGCGTCCGGCCCTGAATCGTCGGCTGGAACAGGATGTCGAGAGGTTCGTTCGATTGCTCCGGTCTCGCGGGTATTATCAGGCCGATGTGAGCTATCGGCTTGAGAGAGCGGGGGCCGACGGTTCGGACGTTGTCGCCGTCTTCCGGATCGAACCCGGGACGCTCTTTCTAATTGAGGAAGTGTTGATCGCGGCCGATGGAGAGGCCCCCGACGATGCGTCCGATTCCTTGCTGACGGAACTGGGATTGGATCTGGGGGCGCCAGCAACGGCGCAATCGGTTCTCGTCGGACAAACATCACTGGAAAGGCATTATCGTCGAAACGGACACCCGATTGCCAAGGTCACGGACCGTACCACCACGATCGTACCCGAACGACACACGATGCGGGTGACCTATAGGGTCCAGCGTGGCCCGAAGGCCATATTCGGCGCTGCACTCTTCAACGGTCTGGAGCAGGTCGAAACAGCTTATGTGGAACAGCAGATCACGTGGCAGCCTGGACAGGACTACGATGTAAGTCTGGTTGAAGATTTTCAAAGAAAGCTGGTTCAGACAGGCTTGTTCGAGAGCGCCGTCGTCGCGCCGGTAACCGATGGCTTTTCGGAAACCTCCAGCGATGACAGCCCGGTATCGACGGATATTCGCGTCACGGTACAGGAACGTCCGCACAGGTCCCTCGGGTTCGGGGCGAGCTATTCGACGAGCATCGGCCCGACGGCGCGCGCATTCTGGGAGCATCGGAATCTGTTCGGTCAGGCGGAGCGTTTCCGCAGTGCCCTGATCCTGTCCCCCATCGAGCGTGGTGTCGATGTCACGTTTCGAAAGCCGTATTTCCTGCAGGATGACCAGGCGTTCCTTACGCAAGGTGACTTCAAGGAAGTTACAAGCGATGCATTCGACGAACGGCGCGCCGAGGCCTTCGTCGGCGTCGAGCGACGCCTGTCGGAAACATGGTCTGCCACGATAGGTCCGACCTTGGATCTGATCAGTCAGGAATCTGACACGGTCAGCGAGTCTGAGGTCGTTCTCTTGGGTGTCAGGGGGAATCTCAAACGGGACAGCACAGACAATCTCTTGAATCCGACCCGCGGCGGGCGTCTCGATCTCGCATTGTCCCCCTACCAGGACGTGATGTCATCGGCGGATCCCTTCGTGAGCGCGGCCGTCGTCGGGTCGAGATATCTTCAGATCGATGGTGATGGCGACTTCGTTCTCGCCGGACGTGCAAAGATTGGCGCCATTCTGGGGACGGAGCTGGCGGATGTACCGGCCAGCAAACGGTTCTACGCCGGTGGCGGTGGATCGGTTCGGGGATATGGCTTCCAGAGATTGGGTCCTTTGGACGGCTCTCTGGATCCGATCGGCGGACGATCGATACTGGAGTTCGGCGCGGAGCTACGCTTCAAGGTCACTGAAGAGTTCGGAATAGTACCCTTCGTGGAAGCCGGAAATGTCTACCTGGAGGACGTTCCGCCATTGGCCGAGTTTGATCTACGCTGGGGGGCCGGTATCGGTGTCCGGTACTTCACGGAGTTCGGTCCCATACGCTTCGACGTGGCGGTACCCATCGATCAGCGGGAGAATATCGACGATCCCTTCCAGCTATATGTCAGTCTGGGGCAGGCCTTCTGA
- a CDS encoding translocation/assembly module TamB domain-containing protein, with translation MADTGHNQTGKVAHVVRYAMVLLLCTGLVSVGAIAGLMFWVLGTSGGLSTAVAVVAPELKDRFDVTLSVDTVSGSLLDGLRIEQLQIEVPSTVGIDARGVALDWRPLSLFSGNLEIVRLSGEALDVSLSTQMAGTVDEAEAGGIEFDLPVAISVEQLDFPMIRLALDGEEAFEASVLGKLETLSNGLPKGAVSLEASRAGLSVDRLDASFSFAGDLKQPDLSIEVMSEIAPDGLVAKTVGLPNEINSPARLEIQGTGPASHWRGSMSFRMDDVGVLNGDIALLDVLAGNPAIDFSGTLAFPRQNFLDLSPPLPGEFEVSFFARLEPDDIVAVERMTLRKPDLAALEAVGTVDLDAETVDLKLAADLTPASGAFLDESVSVAETLVDLRVSGSMERPDVEGVATLRNVATEFGNAKTMSLTFSAIEGQGDGIALSLAVETTGFASSVPGLVEAVGTTPGMTVDALMAGDLARANDIRLRLPALGVDLDTSAELEGDRVIFPVAQVSVKDLNRLRALVGEPVSGALSVVFSNAILSLDGTLEAAFSMETSRLAIGPPELEAMLGGNPTGTGRLRFGPETGLQITELTFDTAWVTVIGEASVASTFDTVEASIEVEIDGASVPTPDEIVFDKRRLVMSVNLEGSVSAPAVKARMKGIGGTAYGVPFKNGEAAVALAWDGAVPKIDVAAGWSAYGIGFNAEAAASLQPEILRLDRLALLGTGFSVNGSAELQNYELPVQGRFDLVLDNPAALAAAFGVDVESARIRSEVVVSRSDDGRQNLTINGTAEDLVASVDGPESRMTLSRLAFEGSVRDALAVSGLEFLANISGLRTGNAAVDDMRVTARGALSNFNLDLAATGDQSVLSPDGAPSRFEAEASAQVIGIDDPKGQIRLDAARLGLAGTEIALVAPASISIEDGMPADVIADFSALGGTVAFRGETGPARARIGLDIRNLEVGTLSALIGVPEISGRLNAQLTALQSESQPATAKVTAQLNDISVPGLETPDSLALSIDGQLSGGRVSVGMNAEGPGIEAFTVNAGLPVELSLLDRALTLSEDAPLDGKVDARIKLEALMPYLPLAEHSASGTMVVAATASGPATAPEIAGSVSLQGIQYEHLEFGTALRDLVGQINLVGPAIEIANLEASDLEAGRLEVQGRVSVLSPLEASELSVTARNFQFVRTDAMTLGADTSLRLFGGSDRSTAALEGDLTLTRGEVNLAAALPPSIPTLDVETQSSSPQEPAARKAETAVLNLDIKLRIPGQLFVRGRGVDSEWAGDLHVTGDEISPRINGVLTARRGRFDVLGRTFQLRDSAIRFSGGDPIDPLLNIRGVAETSDNLTVIARLTGPASNPEIILESEPVMPRDEILSRLLFGKSTGRLSALEAAQLAVSAAELSGGGGGPDFLGAIRRIVGVDVLQVDAGESGPAVRAGRYISDGVYVGAKQGTAPGSGSVEVEVEITPNISVNTESGTTDSNTGVQFKWDY, from the coding sequence ATGGCGGATACCGGTCACAATCAGACAGGAAAGGTAGCTCACGTCGTCCGATACGCGATGGTACTGCTGCTCTGTACCGGGCTGGTGTCGGTCGGTGCTATCGCGGGGCTGATGTTCTGGGTCTTGGGGACATCCGGTGGCCTGTCGACCGCCGTTGCGGTCGTCGCACCAGAACTCAAGGATCGGTTCGACGTGACACTTTCCGTCGACACGGTCTCCGGGTCGCTGCTGGACGGGTTGCGGATCGAGCAGCTTCAGATCGAAGTACCGTCGACCGTGGGTATCGACGCGCGGGGCGTGGCGCTCGACTGGCGCCCCCTGTCCCTGTTCTCCGGAAACCTGGAAATCGTCCGGCTGTCGGGAGAAGCGCTTGATGTCAGCCTCTCAACCCAGATGGCCGGGACTGTCGATGAGGCGGAGGCGGGGGGAATCGAATTCGATCTTCCCGTCGCAATTTCTGTCGAGCAACTGGACTTTCCAATGATTCGTTTGGCGCTGGACGGTGAAGAGGCCTTCGAGGCAAGCGTCCTGGGTAAACTGGAAACCTTGTCGAACGGTCTGCCGAAAGGGGCGGTATCCTTGGAGGCGAGCCGCGCAGGCCTGTCCGTGGATCGACTGGACGCGTCGTTTTCATTTGCCGGAGATTTGAAACAGCCTGACCTGTCGATCGAGGTCATGTCAGAGATCGCACCGGATGGCCTTGTCGCGAAAACGGTAGGCCTGCCGAATGAAATCAATAGTCCGGCCCGATTGGAAATCCAGGGCACCGGACCTGCGAGCCACTGGCGCGGGTCCATGTCGTTTCGAATGGATGATGTCGGAGTTCTGAACGGCGACATCGCGTTGTTGGACGTTCTGGCAGGGAATCCCGCCATCGACTTTTCCGGGACGCTTGCATTTCCGAGGCAGAACTTCCTGGACCTGTCGCCGCCTCTGCCGGGTGAGTTCGAGGTCTCTTTCTTCGCCCGACTTGAGCCCGATGATATCGTTGCAGTAGAGCGCATGACCCTCCGCAAGCCCGACCTTGCGGCTCTTGAAGCGGTTGGGACGGTCGATCTGGACGCCGAAACCGTCGACCTGAAACTGGCGGCTGATCTGACGCCCGCGTCCGGCGCTTTTCTGGATGAGAGTGTATCGGTCGCGGAGACGCTTGTGGACCTTCGGGTGTCCGGGAGCATGGAGAGGCCGGATGTCGAGGGCGTCGCGACCCTTCGGAACGTGGCGACCGAGTTCGGCAATGCGAAAACCATGTCCCTGACCTTCTCCGCGATTGAAGGGCAGGGGGACGGGATTGCCTTGTCTCTGGCGGTAGAGACGACGGGCTTTGCGTCCTCCGTACCGGGCCTTGTGGAGGCGGTCGGAACGACGCCCGGCATGACCGTGGATGCGTTGATGGCAGGCGATCTGGCACGCGCGAATGATATCCGCCTGCGCCTTCCGGCTTTGGGCGTCGATTTGGATACGTCCGCTGAACTTGAAGGCGACCGTGTCATCTTCCCGGTTGCGCAGGTTTCTGTGAAGGACTTGAACAGATTGAGGGCCCTTGTCGGGGAGCCTGTTTCCGGTGCTCTTTCTGTTGTCTTCTCGAATGCCATCCTGTCGCTGGACGGTACTCTCGAAGCCGCATTCTCAATGGAAACCTCGCGGTTGGCCATCGGGCCGCCTGAACTGGAAGCCATGTTGGGGGGGAACCCGACAGGAACTGGCAGGCTGCGCTTTGGACCTGAGACCGGGTTGCAGATCACTGAACTGACTTTCGACACGGCCTGGGTTACCGTCATTGGGGAAGCATCCGTGGCGTCGACTTTCGATACGGTTGAGGCATCCATTGAAGTCGAAATCGATGGCGCCAGCGTGCCGACACCGGACGAGATCGTCTTCGACAAGCGGCGCCTCGTCATGTCGGTCAATCTCGAAGGAAGCGTCTCCGCGCCTGCCGTCAAAGCCCGCATGAAGGGCATCGGGGGCACTGCCTATGGCGTTCCGTTCAAGAATGGTGAGGCCGCGGTGGCGCTTGCATGGGACGGTGCTGTACCGAAGATCGATGTGGCTGCGGGCTGGTCGGCATACGGTATCGGGTTCAATGCGGAAGCCGCTGCGTCGTTACAGCCGGAAATTCTGCGGCTTGACCGGCTCGCCTTGCTTGGAACGGGTTTTTCGGTCAACGGAAGCGCCGAGCTTCAGAACTACGAATTGCCCGTGCAGGGCCGGTTCGATCTGGTCCTGGATAACCCCGCCGCTCTGGCCGCCGCATTCGGAGTCGATGTTGAATCGGCACGCATCCGATCAGAAGTTGTGGTGTCGAGATCCGACGACGGTCGTCAGAACCTCACAATCAATGGCACCGCCGAAGACCTGGTCGCATCTGTCGATGGGCCTGAGAGCCGAATGACACTGTCCCGTCTGGCCTTCGAAGGCTCGGTAAGGGATGCATTGGCGGTTTCCGGTCTTGAGTTCCTCGCCAATATTTCCGGTCTTCGTACCGGGAACGCCGCCGTGGATGACATGCGCGTTACAGCGCGTGGGGCCCTTTCGAATTTCAACCTCGATCTCGCCGCGACCGGTGACCAGTCGGTTCTGTCGCCGGACGGGGCGCCCTCTCGGTTCGAGGCGGAGGCTTCCGCGCAAGTCATCGGGATCGATGATCCGAAAGGCCAGATCAGACTCGATGCCGCCCGCCTGGGGCTCGCCGGAACCGAAATCGCGCTGGTCGCGCCGGCTTCCATCTCGATTGAGGACGGCATGCCAGCGGATGTAATAGCTGATTTTTCGGCCTTGGGGGGCACGGTGGCATTCCGTGGTGAGACCGGTCCAGCTCGGGCCCGGATCGGTCTCGACATCAGGAATCTGGAGGTCGGAACCCTGTCCGCCTTGATCGGCGTTCCGGAGATTTCGGGACGGCTCAATGCGCAGTTGACCGCGTTGCAGTCGGAATCCCAGCCTGCAACAGCAAAGGTTACCGCGCAACTGAATGACATTTCCGTCCCGGGATTGGAGACGCCGGACTCGCTCGCCCTGTCGATAGACGGACAACTGTCCGGGGGACGCGTTTCCGTCGGCATGAACGCGGAAGGCCCGGGAATCGAAGCCTTCACCGTCAATGCCGGCCTGCCGGTTGAGCTCTCGCTTTTGGATCGTGCGCTGACATTGAGCGAGGACGCACCGCTGGACGGCAAGGTCGATGCCCGGATCAAGCTGGAAGCCCTGATGCCGTACCTTCCGTTGGCGGAGCATTCTGCTTCCGGGACGATGGTTGTCGCCGCAACCGCCTCCGGACCCGCGACGGCTCCAGAGATCGCTGGATCTGTATCCTTGCAAGGCATCCAGTACGAGCATCTCGAGTTCGGAACGGCCCTCCGGGATCTGGTCGGCCAGATCAACCTTGTCGGTCCGGCCATCGAGATCGCGAATCTCGAGGCGAGTGACCTCGAAGCGGGACGACTGGAGGTGCAAGGGCGAGTCTCCGTGCTTTCCCCGCTCGAGGCCTCGGAACTGTCTGTCACGGCCAGGAACTTCCAGTTCGTCAGGACCGATGCCATGACACTCGGCGCGGATACTTCCCTGCGCCTGTTCGGTGGTTCGGATCGATCGACGGCGGCGCTTGAAGGAGACCTGACGCTGACCCGCGGCGAAGTGAACCTGGCTGCGGCGCTTCCCCCCAGCATCCCAACGTTGGACGTCGAAACCCAATCGTCCTCGCCACAAGAGCCTGCCGCCCGGAAAGCGGAAACTGCTGTCCTGAACCTGGACATAAAGCTCCGTATTCCGGGGCAATTGTTCGTGCGGGGGCGCGGCGTCGATTCCGAATGGGCCGGCGACTTGCATGTTACCGGTGATGAAATCTCACCGCGTATCAATGGCGTCCTGACCGCGCGACGGGGGCGCTTCGACGTATTGGGAAGAACGTTTCAACTCCGTGACTCGGCGATCCGTTTTTCTGGCGGCGATCCAATCGATCCGCTCCTGAACATTCGTGGCGTTGCGGAGACATCGGACAATCTGACGGTGATTGCACGTCTGACCGGACCGGCGTCCAACCCGGAGATCATTCTTGAATCCGAACCTGTCATGCCGCGTGACGAGATCTTGAGCCGACTGTTGTTCGGCAAGTCCACCGGCCGGTTGAGTGCGCTGGAGGCGGCGCAGTTGGCGGTGTCCGCCGCAGAACTGTCCGGGGGGGGAGGAGGTCCCGATTTTCTGGGGGCCATTCGGCGTATTGTCGGGGTCGATGTCCTGCAAGTTGATGCGGGGGAATCGGGGCCTGCAGTCAGGGCGGGCCGGTATATCTCCGACGGCGTTTATGTCGGCGCCAAGCAGGGCACAGCACCAGGATCAGGCAGCGTTGAAGTCGAAGTCGAGATCACACCGAACATTTCGGTGAACACGGAAAGCGGCACCACCGACAGCAACACAGGCGTTCAGTTCAAATGGGATTATTGA